Proteins from one Nakamurella multipartita DSM 44233 genomic window:
- a CDS encoding potassium channel family protein, which produces MTRYEKWEAATTRPLDILGLLFLIDFLAGRLIPGGPQWWQLSLTVISVLVWVAFVIDYVVRLVLTEHRWDFVRSHPLDLVMVLVPMLRVLRAILLIRRSFRNISTERIAGSLLIIVAIVVAVGALLEYAVEHDAPGANITTVGISFWWAIVTTTTVGYGDTYPVTSIGRLIASVIMLVGIGLIGTVSATVASWFVKHKPGRPHGEDKTAGPADPGEPGDLGQAIAALTEQVRALSAQQAEIQRSIEKLTAPPR; this is translated from the coding sequence ATGACCAGATATGAGAAGTGGGAGGCGGCCACCACGCGGCCGCTGGACATCCTCGGGCTGCTGTTCCTGATCGATTTCCTGGCCGGCCGGCTGATCCCCGGCGGCCCGCAGTGGTGGCAGCTCTCGCTGACCGTCATCTCGGTGCTGGTCTGGGTGGCGTTCGTCATCGACTACGTGGTGCGCCTGGTGCTGACCGAGCACCGGTGGGACTTCGTCCGCAGCCATCCGCTCGACCTGGTGATGGTGCTGGTGCCCATGCTGCGGGTGCTGCGCGCCATCCTGCTGATCCGCCGGTCGTTCCGGAACATTTCGACCGAACGCATCGCCGGCTCGTTGCTCATCATCGTGGCGATCGTGGTGGCGGTCGGCGCCCTGCTGGAGTACGCGGTGGAGCACGATGCGCCCGGTGCGAACATCACCACGGTCGGCATCTCGTTCTGGTGGGCGATCGTCACCACCACGACCGTCGGCTACGGGGACACCTATCCGGTGACGTCCATCGGCCGGCTGATCGCCTCGGTGATCATGCTCGTCGGCATCGGCCTGATCGGTACCGTGTCGGCCACCGTCGCCTCGTGGTTCGTCAAGCACAAGCCCGGCCGGCCGCACGGCGAGGACAAGACCGCCGGGCCCGCCGACCCGGGTGAACCGGGTGACCTGGGCCAGGCGATCGCCGCGCTGACCGAGCAGGTGCGGGCGCTGTCCGCGCAGCAGGCGGAGATCCAACGCTCGATCGAGAAGCTGACCGCCCCGCCCCGCTGA
- the hutH gene encoding histidine ammonia-lyase → MTSPLQIGTQPLTQADVVAVVRHARPVVLGPDALAAMAASRAVVDTLAGDAHPHYGISTGFGALATTSIPPSRRTALQQSLIRSHAAGSGEPVEREVVRGLMLLRLATLARGRTGVRPATAALLAATLSAGITPVVPEYGSLGCSGDLAPLAAVALTLIGEGEVHDARGRRRPAADALAEAGLTPVTLAEKEGLALINGTDGMLGMLVLALHDLAGLLDAADLAAAMSVEALLGTDRVFAADLQRLRPQAGQAVSAARIAAALAGSPIVASHAGPEDTRVQDAYSLRCAPAVHGTARDTAGYAAAVADRELASSIDNPVVLPDGRVESNGNFHGAPIAAVLDFLAISVADVASICERRTDRMLDRTRSHGLPPFLAHEVGVDSGLMIAQYTQAGIVSELKRLAVPASVDSIPSSAMQEDHVSMGWHAARKLRRAVDGLRQVIAIEMLAAARALDLRAPLAAGPVTGAMREVIRTAVPGPGPDRHLAPEIEAVVALLASGAILAAGSPAAPGPVR, encoded by the coding sequence GTGACGAGCCCTCTGCAGATCGGAACCCAGCCCCTGACCCAGGCCGACGTGGTCGCGGTCGTGCGGCACGCCCGCCCGGTCGTCCTCGGCCCCGACGCGCTGGCCGCGATGGCCGCCAGCCGGGCCGTCGTGGACACCCTGGCCGGCGACGCGCACCCGCACTACGGCATCTCCACCGGGTTCGGTGCCCTAGCCACGACGTCCATCCCGCCGTCCCGGCGGACGGCGCTGCAGCAGTCGCTGATCCGGTCGCACGCCGCCGGCAGCGGTGAGCCGGTCGAGCGGGAGGTGGTCCGCGGCCTGATGCTGCTGCGGCTGGCCACCCTGGCCCGCGGTCGCACCGGTGTCCGGCCGGCCACTGCCGCCCTGCTGGCCGCCACCCTGTCCGCGGGGATCACCCCGGTCGTCCCCGAATACGGTTCGCTGGGGTGCTCGGGCGACCTGGCCCCGCTGGCCGCCGTCGCCCTGACCCTGATCGGCGAAGGGGAGGTGCACGACGCGCGGGGTCGGCGCCGCCCGGCGGCCGATGCGCTGGCCGAGGCCGGTCTGACCCCGGTGACGTTGGCCGAGAAGGAGGGCCTGGCCCTGATCAACGGCACCGACGGCATGCTGGGCATGCTGGTGCTGGCCCTGCACGACCTGGCCGGTCTGCTGGACGCGGCCGACCTGGCCGCCGCGATGTCGGTGGAAGCCCTGCTGGGCACCGACCGGGTGTTCGCCGCAGACCTGCAGCGGTTGCGCCCGCAGGCCGGACAGGCGGTCAGTGCGGCCCGGATCGCGGCCGCGCTGGCCGGCTCGCCGATCGTTGCCTCGCACGCCGGGCCCGAGGACACCCGGGTGCAGGACGCCTACTCGCTGCGCTGTGCCCCGGCCGTGCACGGCACCGCGCGGGACACGGCGGGGTACGCCGCCGCCGTCGCCGATCGGGAGCTGGCCTCCTCCATCGACAACCCGGTCGTGCTGCCGGACGGACGGGTCGAGTCCAACGGCAACTTCCACGGCGCCCCGATCGCGGCCGTGCTGGACTTCCTGGCCATCTCGGTGGCCGACGTGGCCAGCATCTGCGAGCGGCGGACGGACCGGATGCTCGACCGCACCCGGTCGCACGGGCTGCCGCCGTTCCTGGCCCACGAGGTCGGCGTGGACTCCGGGCTGATGATCGCCCAGTACACCCAGGCCGGCATCGTCAGCGAGCTCAAGCGGCTGGCCGTCCCGGCCTCGGTCGACTCGATCCCCTCGTCGGCCATGCAGGAGGACCACGTTTCCATGGGCTGGCACGCGGCCCGCAAGCTGCGCCGCGCGGTGGACGGGCTGCGCCAGGTCATCGCCATCGAGATGCTCGCCGCGGCAAGAGCTCTGGACCTGCGCGCGCCGCTGGCCGCGGGCCCGGTGACCGGCGCGATGCGCGAGGTCATCCGGACGGCGGTGCCCGGCCCGGGGCCGGATCGTCATCTGGCGCCGGAGATCGAGGCCGTGGTAGCACTGTTGGCGTCGGGAGCCATCCTCGCCGCCGGGTCGCCGGCCGCACCCGGCCCGGTCCGATGA
- a CDS encoding 4a-hydroxytetrahydrobiopterin dehydratase — translation MSLLSSADIDTALDALPGWGGDAADIRCRYRATDFPTAIALVDAVAVVAEEAGHHPDIDIRWREVLFVLSTHSEGGVTGKDLELAARIDGIARGMSITAS, via the coding sequence ATGAGCCTGCTCAGCTCCGCGGACATCGACACTGCCCTGGACGCCCTGCCCGGCTGGGGCGGCGACGCCGCCGACATTCGCTGCCGGTACCGGGCCACGGACTTCCCGACGGCCATCGCCCTGGTGGACGCGGTGGCGGTGGTCGCCGAGGAGGCCGGCCACCATCCGGACATCGACATCCGCTGGCGCGAGGTGCTGTTCGTCCTGTCCACCCATTCCGAGGGCGGGGTCACCGGCAAGGACCTCGAACTGGCCGCGCGCATCGACGGCATCGCCCGCGGGATGAGCATCACCGCATCCTGA
- a CDS encoding NAD(P)-dependent malic enzyme, which yields MLTTLDCPDTTLPAQPAPAPVARPGGFTADDVLDAHRGGKLSIELRSPLVDKRDLSMMYTPGVAGVSSLIARDPAAAREYTWASRLVAVISDGTAVLGLGDIGPKASLPVMEGKSALMRSFAGLDSVPIVLSTTDPDEIVAAVKAIAPSFGAINLEDISAPRCFEVEERLVEALDIPVMHDDQHGTAVVVLAALMNAASVIQRVMVDLKVVIAGAGAAGIACAKILLAAGVRDLVMVDSKGILSVGRDGLHPVKQQMAAVTNPRGLAGDLAQAMDGADVFIGVSGGAVDPALVRTMGPQPIVFALANPNPEIHPEQALANGAAVVATGRSDFPNQINNVLAFPGIFLGALDGRATRITEGMKVAAAGAICAAVPGRADAGRIVPDPFTPGLARMVADAVMAAAAAENVVAG from the coding sequence ATGCTCACCACCCTCGACTGTCCGGACACGACCCTGCCTGCTCAGCCTGCTCCCGCGCCCGTGGCGCGACCCGGCGGATTCACCGCCGACGACGTCCTGGACGCGCACCGCGGCGGCAAACTCTCGATCGAATTGCGCTCGCCGCTGGTCGACAAGCGCGACCTGTCAATGATGTACACCCCCGGGGTGGCCGGCGTGTCCAGCCTGATCGCCCGCGACCCGGCGGCGGCGCGTGAGTACACCTGGGCGTCCCGCCTGGTCGCCGTCATCTCCGACGGCACCGCCGTGCTCGGCCTGGGCGACATCGGCCCGAAGGCCTCGCTGCCGGTGATGGAGGGCAAGTCCGCCCTCATGCGCTCGTTCGCCGGGCTGGACTCCGTGCCGATCGTGCTCAGCACCACCGACCCGGACGAGATCGTGGCCGCGGTGAAGGCGATCGCGCCCTCGTTCGGCGCGATCAACCTGGAGGACATCTCCGCGCCCCGCTGCTTCGAGGTCGAGGAGCGGCTGGTCGAGGCGCTGGACATCCCGGTGATGCACGACGACCAGCACGGCACCGCGGTGGTCGTGCTGGCCGCGTTGATGAACGCCGCCTCGGTCATCCAGCGGGTGATGGTCGACCTGAAGGTCGTCATCGCCGGGGCCGGTGCCGCCGGGATCGCCTGCGCCAAGATCCTGCTGGCGGCGGGCGTGCGGGATCTGGTCATGGTCGACTCCAAGGGCATCCTGTCGGTGGGTCGGGACGGGCTGCACCCGGTCAAGCAGCAGATGGCCGCGGTGACCAACCCGCGCGGGCTCGCCGGCGACCTGGCCCAGGCCATGGACGGGGCCGACGTGTTCATCGGGGTGTCCGGCGGGGCCGTCGATCCGGCTCTGGTCCGCACCATGGGTCCGCAGCCGATCGTGTTCGCGCTGGCCAACCCGAACCCGGAGATCCACCCCGAGCAGGCGCTGGCCAACGGCGCCGCGGTGGTGGCCACCGGACGCAGCGACTTCCCGAACCAGATCAACAACGTGCTGGCCTTCCCGGGCATCTTCCTGGGCGCGCTGGACGGGCGGGCCACCCGGATCACCGAAGGCATGAAGGTGGCCGCGGCCGGCGCGATCTGCGCGGCCGTGCCCGGCCGGGCGGACGCCGGCCGGATCGTGCCCGACCCGTTCACCCCGGGCCTGGCCAGGATGGTGGCCGATGCCGTCATGGCCGCGGCGGCCGCCGAGAACGTGGTCGCCGGCTAG
- a CDS encoding allantoate amidohydrolase, whose amino-acid sequence MSRENAVRFGPTPGDGSRFASAWSDLAGIGRDQLRGGFSRHVFDDAEMQLRAWFVEQAQRRGLEVENDRNGNVWAWWGAPAPGAVVTGSHLDSVPGGGAFDGPLGVVSGLLAVDELRLRGVTPDRPLAIACFMEEEGGRFGLPCLGSRLLTGAVDPDHVRRLHDADGVSVADAARRVGFDPSTMGPDPARLASIGTFVELHIEQGRLLRSVDPLAVIGVASEIVAHGRWRITVSGQGNHAGTTAVADRHDPMIPAAAAVLAARRVLSGFEGAVATIGRITPVPGGTNVIASSVALWLDVRHTDALVTAAIVDAIVAEVRAEAAAEGCTVMVQRESMSDQVAFDPGLGLEISGRLGAPVIPTAAGHDAGVFAAHVPTAMVFVRNPAGVSHAPDEHADADDCAVGVQALATVLETLLT is encoded by the coding sequence ATGAGCAGGGAGAACGCCGTGAGATTCGGTCCGACGCCGGGGGACGGCAGCCGGTTCGCCAGCGCCTGGTCCGACCTGGCCGGGATCGGCCGCGACCAGCTGCGCGGCGGGTTCTCCCGGCACGTGTTCGACGATGCCGAGATGCAGTTGCGGGCTTGGTTCGTCGAGCAGGCCCAGCGGCGCGGGCTCGAGGTCGAGAACGACCGCAACGGCAACGTGTGGGCCTGGTGGGGCGCGCCGGCGCCGGGGGCGGTGGTGACCGGATCACACCTGGACTCGGTCCCCGGCGGGGGCGCCTTCGACGGGCCGCTCGGCGTGGTGTCCGGCCTGCTGGCCGTCGACGAGCTCCGGCTGCGCGGCGTCACTCCCGACCGGCCGCTGGCCATCGCCTGCTTCATGGAGGAGGAGGGCGGCCGCTTCGGCCTGCCCTGCCTGGGCTCCCGCCTGCTGACCGGCGCGGTCGACCCCGACCACGTGCGGCGCCTGCACGACGCCGACGGGGTCTCGGTCGCCGACGCCGCCCGCCGGGTCGGCTTCGACCCGTCGACGATGGGACCCGACCCGGCCCGGCTGGCCTCCATCGGCACCTTCGTCGAACTGCACATCGAGCAGGGCCGGCTGCTGCGTTCGGTGGACCCGCTGGCCGTGATCGGGGTGGCCTCGGAGATCGTCGCGCACGGCCGCTGGCGGATCACGGTGAGCGGGCAGGGCAACCACGCCGGCACCACCGCGGTCGCCGACCGGCACGACCCGATGATCCCGGCCGCGGCCGCGGTGCTGGCCGCCCGCCGGGTGCTCAGCGGCTTCGAGGGGGCGGTCGCCACCATTGGCCGGATCACCCCGGTACCCGGCGGCACCAACGTCATCGCCTCGTCGGTGGCCCTGTGGTTGGACGTGCGGCATACCGATGCCCTGGTCACCGCCGCGATCGTGGACGCGATCGTGGCCGAGGTCCGGGCCGAGGCGGCCGCCGAGGGCTGCACCGTGATGGTGCAGCGCGAGTCGATGTCCGACCAGGTCGCCTTCGATCCCGGGCTGGGACTGGAGATCTCCGGCCGGCTGGGTGCCCCGGTCATCCCGACCGCGGCCGGGCACGACGCCGGCGTCTTCGCCGCGCACGTGCCCACCGCCATGGTGTTTGTCCGCAATCCCGCCGGGGTATCCCATGCTCCGGACGAACACGCCGACGCGGACGACTGCGCGGTCGGCGTACAGGCGCTGGCAACCGTACTGGAGACCTTGCTCACGTGA
- a CDS encoding GNAT family N-acetyltransferase, with the protein MSVPDPRIRPIAPADVPAVVALVHDLAAYEKAPEQCHLTAAQLHSALFGPSPALFGLIASEPDEPVAGFALYFLNFSTWEGVHGIYLEDLFVRPQQRGSGLGKALLTRLAQIAVDRGYARVEWSVLDWNTPSIEFYRSLDAVPMNGWTTFRLTGPALRTAAGTG; encoded by the coding sequence ATGTCGGTTCCTGATCCGCGGATCCGGCCGATCGCGCCGGCCGACGTGCCCGCGGTCGTCGCCCTCGTGCACGACCTCGCCGCCTACGAGAAGGCGCCCGAGCAGTGCCACCTGACCGCGGCGCAGCTGCATTCCGCCCTGTTCGGGCCGAGCCCGGCCCTGTTCGGGCTCATCGCCTCCGAGCCGGACGAGCCGGTGGCCGGGTTCGCCCTGTACTTCCTGAACTTCTCCACCTGGGAGGGCGTGCACGGCATCTACCTGGAGGACCTGTTCGTCCGGCCGCAGCAGCGCGGCTCCGGTCTGGGCAAGGCACTGCTGACCCGGTTGGCGCAGATCGCCGTCGATCGCGGCTACGCCCGCGTCGAGTGGTCGGTGCTGGACTGGAACACGCCCTCGATCGAGTTCTACCGGTCGCTGGACGCGGTGCCGATGAACGGCTGGACGACGTTCCGGCTCACCGGTCCGGCTCTGCGAACGGCAGCGGGAACCGGCTGA
- a CDS encoding histidine phosphatase family protein, whose amino-acid sequence MTNRIALIRHGQTEWSRSGQHTSTTDIDLTDEGVHQAMTIPSLLWGVELSPVTVWSSPRLRAQRTATLAGLHIDEVVPDLAEWAYGDYEGITSKQIHQTNPGWSIFKHGAPGGESPEQVADRCDRVLARAKDKLVDGDVALFCHGHISRVLAMRWLGLPVQHGGLIQMNPAAVTVLGTYHDEPCLDHANIIPFRPPHVGS is encoded by the coding sequence ATGACCAACCGCATCGCCCTGATCCGGCACGGTCAGACCGAGTGGAGCCGCTCGGGCCAGCACACCTCGACGACCGACATCGACCTCACCGACGAGGGCGTGCACCAGGCCATGACGATCCCCAGCCTGCTCTGGGGCGTCGAGCTGTCCCCGGTGACGGTGTGGAGCAGCCCGCGCCTGCGGGCCCAGCGCACGGCGACGCTGGCCGGCCTGCACATCGACGAGGTGGTGCCGGACCTGGCCGAGTGGGCGTACGGGGACTACGAGGGCATCACCAGCAAGCAGATCCACCAGACCAACCCCGGGTGGTCGATCTTCAAGCACGGCGCCCCCGGCGGCGAGTCACCCGAGCAGGTGGCCGACCGGTGCGACCGGGTGCTGGCCCGGGCCAAGGACAAGCTGGTCGACGGCGACGTGGCCCTGTTCTGCCACGGCCACATCTCGCGGGTGCTGGCCATGCGCTGGCTGGGACTGCCGGTCCAGCACGGCGGGCTGATCCAGATGAACCCGGCGGCGGTGACCGTCCTGGGCACCTACCACGACGAGCCCTGCCTGGACCACGCCAACATCATCCCGTTCCGGCCGCCGCATGTCGGTTCCTGA
- the hutI gene encoding imidazolonepropionase, with translation MTSTLLRGMSELVTNDPTLGPTALGLIEDAALIIQDGRVAWVGPAGTAPPADQAVDLGGRAVLPGWVDSHSHVIYAGDRSAEFAARMAGEPYRAGGMRATVEATRAVDDRTLLATARRHRAEMLLGGTTCAETKTGYGLTVPDERRAALTATAAGFDEITFLGAHVVPVEYAKDPDGYVDLVCGPMLEAVADAVRWIDVFCEDGAFDEAQSRRVLAAGQRKGLGLRVHGNQLGPGPGVRLAVDLGAASVDHCTHLTPTDLEALAASSTVATLLPACDLSTRQPPAPGRALLDAGARVALASNCNPGSSYTSSMNLVVALAVLQCAMSTAEAVHAATAGGAAALRRDDVGHLAPGAWADLHVLDAPSHAYLAYRVGMPLTHRVFRHGVEITG, from the coding sequence GTGACATCAACTCTGCTGCGCGGCATGTCGGAGCTGGTGACGAACGACCCGACCCTGGGTCCGACCGCCCTGGGGCTGATCGAGGACGCCGCGCTGATCATCCAGGACGGCCGGGTGGCCTGGGTCGGGCCGGCCGGGACGGCCCCGCCGGCGGACCAGGCCGTCGATCTGGGCGGCCGGGCCGTCCTACCCGGCTGGGTGGATTCGCACAGCCACGTGATCTACGCCGGCGATCGGTCGGCCGAGTTCGCCGCGCGGATGGCCGGGGAGCCCTACCGGGCGGGCGGCATGCGCGCGACCGTCGAGGCGACCCGGGCCGTGGACGACCGGACCCTGCTGGCCACCGCCCGCCGGCACCGGGCCGAGATGCTGCTCGGCGGCACCACCTGCGCCGAGACCAAGACCGGTTACGGGCTGACGGTGCCCGACGAGCGCCGGGCCGCGCTCACCGCGACCGCCGCCGGCTTCGACGAGATCACCTTCCTGGGCGCGCATGTCGTACCGGTCGAGTACGCCAAGGACCCCGACGGGTACGTCGACCTGGTCTGCGGGCCGATGCTGGAGGCCGTGGCCGATGCGGTGCGCTGGATCGACGTGTTCTGCGAGGACGGGGCGTTCGACGAGGCGCAGAGCCGCCGGGTGCTGGCCGCCGGTCAGCGCAAGGGGCTGGGGCTGCGGGTGCACGGCAACCAGCTCGGGCCCGGACCGGGCGTGCGCCTCGCGGTGGACCTGGGCGCGGCCTCGGTCGATCACTGCACCCACCTGACCCCGACCGATCTCGAGGCCCTGGCCGCGTCCTCGACGGTGGCCACCCTGCTGCCGGCCTGCGACCTGTCCACCCGGCAGCCGCCGGCCCCGGGCCGGGCCCTGCTCGACGCCGGCGCTCGGGTGGCGCTGGCGTCCAACTGCAATCCGGGCTCGTCCTACACCTCGTCGATGAACCTGGTCGTCGCGCTGGCCGTGCTGCAGTGCGCGATGTCCACCGCCGAGGCGGTGCACGCGGCGACGGCCGGCGGGGCCGCGGCGCTGCGCCGCGACGACGTCGGCCACCTCGCTCCGGGGGCGTGGGCCGACCTGCACGTGCTGGACGCCCCCAGTCACGCCTACCTGGCCTACCGAGTCGGAATGCCATTGACCCATCGGGTGTTTCGGCACGGGGTCGAGATCACCGGCTGA
- a CDS encoding xylulokinase: protein MPLVAGVDSSTQSCKVVIVDADSGALVRSGRATHPDGTAVPPAAWWDALQTAIAGAGGLDDVAAISVAGQQHGMVALDEQGNVIRDALLWNDTRSAGAARQLIEEVGAAEYVRRTGVVPVASFTATKLRWLRDAEPDNAARVAAVALPHDWLTWRLRGFGPAGQSPLGPDLAELTTDRSDASGTAYFSPTTGDYDRELLVRALGHDAVLPRVLGPGEAAGQVGSLIVGPGAGDNAGAALGLGAAEGDCVVSIGTSGTVFAVTPEPVRDATGTVAGFADASGVFLPLVATLNAARVLDAIAGLLGVDHAGLAELAAQSQPGAHGAVLVPYFEGERTPNLPDATAGLTGLTLASTTRPHLARAAVEGMLCGLADGLDAVIAQGVQPRRLLLIGGAALNPAVQTTAAQLFGVPVHVPTPGEYVAMGGAVQAGWVLAGRRPAWVVDTAAELAADPQPVIREQYARARSAY, encoded by the coding sequence ATGCCGCTGGTCGCCGGGGTCGATTCCTCGACTCAGAGCTGCAAGGTCGTCATCGTCGACGCCGACAGCGGAGCGCTGGTCCGGTCCGGTCGGGCGACGCATCCGGACGGCACCGCCGTCCCCCCGGCGGCCTGGTGGGACGCGCTGCAGACGGCGATCGCCGGGGCCGGGGGACTGGACGACGTCGCCGCCATCTCGGTGGCCGGCCAGCAGCACGGCATGGTCGCGCTGGACGAGCAGGGCAACGTCATCCGGGACGCCTTGCTCTGGAACGACACCCGCAGCGCCGGGGCGGCCCGCCAGCTGATCGAGGAGGTCGGCGCGGCGGAATACGTCCGTCGCACCGGGGTCGTGCCGGTCGCCTCCTTCACCGCGACCAAGCTGCGCTGGCTGCGCGACGCCGAACCCGACAACGCCGCCCGAGTCGCCGCGGTGGCCCTGCCCCACGACTGGCTGACCTGGCGGCTGCGGGGTTTCGGACCGGCCGGGCAGAGCCCGCTGGGGCCCGACCTCGCCGAGTTGACCACCGATCGCTCCGATGCCAGTGGCACCGCGTACTTCTCGCCCACCACCGGCGACTACGACCGCGAGCTGCTGGTGCGGGCGCTGGGCCATGACGCGGTGCTGCCGCGGGTGCTGGGCCCGGGCGAGGCGGCCGGCCAGGTGGGGTCGCTGATCGTCGGACCCGGGGCCGGGGACAACGCCGGCGCCGCGCTGGGTCTGGGCGCGGCCGAGGGCGACTGCGTGGTCTCCATCGGGACCAGCGGCACCGTCTTCGCGGTCACCCCGGAGCCGGTCCGCGACGCGACCGGCACGGTGGCCGGGTTCGCCGACGCCAGCGGCGTGTTCCTGCCGCTGGTCGCCACCCTCAACGCCGCCCGGGTGCTGGACGCGATCGCCGGCCTGCTCGGGGTCGACCACGCCGGCCTGGCCGAGCTGGCCGCCCAGTCGCAGCCGGGCGCGCACGGGGCGGTGCTGGTGCCCTACTTCGAGGGCGAGCGCACGCCCAACCTGCCCGACGCCACGGCCGGCCTGACCGGGCTGACCCTGGCCTCCACCACCCGGCCGCATCTGGCCCGGGCCGCGGTGGAGGGGATGTTGTGCGGGCTGGCCGACGGTCTGGATGCGGTGATCGCGCAGGGCGTGCAGCCACGCCGGCTGCTGCTGATCGGCGGCGCCGCGCTCAACCCCGCGGTGCAGACCACCGCGGCCCAGCTGTTCGGGGTGCCGGTGCACGTGCCGACGCCCGGCGAGTACGTCGCGATGGGCGGCGCGGTCCAGGCCGGCTGGGTGCTCGCCGGTCGACGGCCGGCCTGGGTGGTGGACACCGCGGCGGAACTGGCCGCGGATCCGCAGCCGGTGATCCGGGAGCAGTACGCGCGGGCGCGGTCCGCCTACTGA
- a CDS encoding IclR family transcriptional regulator translates to MSRPAAPALGKGLAVLHLLASRATPVSAAAIARDLDLPRSTTYELLTELAAAGFAVHLAEDRRWGLGLAAFEIGSAYLRGQPLERVGRPVLARLGSAAAGTAHLGVLHGAQTLYLAKEKAGRTPTLVTEVGVRLPAALTATGLSILAHLPAGQVRALFPDRDSFVDRTGRGPRTLPDLRADLTVTRRRGWAIEDGRISAGAASVAAAVFDHNRVPIAAVGITIGHRCPAVRTDGTPAERACGADFAELAAPVRAAAREITTAIGGRVPD, encoded by the coding sequence ATGAGTCGACCGGCGGCCCCCGCCCTGGGCAAGGGACTGGCCGTGCTGCACCTGCTCGCCTCGCGCGCGACCCCGGTGTCGGCCGCGGCCATCGCCCGGGACCTGGACCTGCCCCGCTCCACCACCTACGAGCTGCTCACCGAGCTGGCCGCGGCCGGCTTCGCCGTGCACCTGGCCGAGGACCGCCGATGGGGTCTGGGCCTGGCCGCGTTCGAGATCGGCAGCGCGTACCTGCGCGGGCAGCCGTTGGAGCGGGTGGGCCGGCCGGTGCTGGCCCGGTTGGGTTCGGCCGCCGCCGGCACCGCCCATCTGGGCGTGCTGCACGGCGCGCAGACGCTCTACCTGGCCAAGGAGAAGGCCGGCCGTACCCCGACCCTGGTCACCGAGGTCGGCGTGCGGCTGCCGGCCGCGCTGACTGCCACCGGGCTGTCCATCCTGGCCCACCTGCCGGCCGGGCAGGTGCGGGCGCTGTTCCCCGACCGCGACAGCTTCGTGGACCGGACCGGGCGCGGGCCGCGCACGCTGCCCGACCTGCGCGCCGACCTGACCGTCACCCGGCGCCGTGGCTGGGCGATCGAGGACGGCCGGATCAGCGCCGGCGCGGCGTCGGTGGCCGCCGCGGTGTTCGACCACAACCGGGTTCCGATCGCCGCGGTCGGCATCACCATCGGGCATCGCTGCCCCGCGGTGCGGACCGACGGGACCCCGGCCGAGCGGGCCTGTGGCGCGGACTTCGCCGAGCTGGCCGCGCCGGTACGAGCAGCGGCCCGGGAGATCACCACCGCGATCGGCGGACGCGTCCCGGACTAA
- a CDS encoding dTDP-4-dehydrorhamnose 3,5-epimerase family protein: protein MQVRELQVPGAFEFTPVQHGDPRGVFLEWFKVERLEEAVGHPLTLAQANLSVSRAGTLRGVHFSDVPPGQAKYVTCPRGAVLDYMVDLRVGSPTFGVCDVVRLDGEHRRAVYISEGLGHAFVALEDNTTLTYLCSTGYSPGREHGVNPLDPALNLPLPEGVDFLLSDKDSAAPTLAEAAEQGLLPDWQTCRTYVDSLKGA from the coding sequence ATGCAGGTCCGCGAGCTCCAGGTACCCGGAGCATTTGAGTTCACCCCCGTCCAGCACGGCGACCCGCGAGGCGTCTTCCTGGAGTGGTTCAAGGTCGAGCGGCTGGAGGAGGCGGTCGGTCACCCGCTGACCCTGGCCCAGGCGAACCTGTCGGTGTCCCGGGCCGGGACCTTGCGCGGCGTGCACTTCTCCGACGTCCCACCCGGCCAGGCCAAGTACGTCACCTGCCCCCGCGGCGCGGTCCTGGACTACATGGTCGATCTGCGGGTGGGCTCGCCGACCTTCGGGGTCTGCGACGTGGTCCGGCTCGACGGCGAGCACCGCCGGGCGGTCTACATCAGCGAGGGCCTGGGCCACGCCTTCGTCGCCCTGGAGGACAACACCACGCTGACCTACCTGTGCTCGACCGGATACTCGCCCGGCCGCGAGCACGGGGTCAACCCGCTGGACCCGGCCCTGAACCTGCCGTTGCCCGAGGGGGTCGACTTCTTGCTCTCGGACAAGGACTCGGCCGCCCCGACCCTGGCCGAGGCGGCCGAGCAGGGACTGCTCCCGGACTGGCAGACCTGCCGGACCTACGTCGACAGCCTGAAAGGCGCCTGA